The proteins below are encoded in one region of Pseudonocardia sp. DSM 110487:
- a CDS encoding ribose ABC transporter permease yields the protein MTRTAPAGSSAPEAAERPRRGFGQVWDRYGILVVLLAMIALMAVIAPNFLSLSNGFNVARAVSINAVLAAGMTLVILTGGIDLSVGSVIGVAGVTSVLLWNGGAPSLVAVLGGILVGAAAGLLNGLLVAYLALPAFIVTLGALTYLRGTAYALTDGQPLIAEGELGFRLLGNGNIAAIPSPVVVMVITYVAVWFILERTTFGRHIYAVGGNVEAARLAGIKVKRVLLKVYLLAGLTAGLAGVMFAARVESGQPRAGEGYELDAIAAVVLGGTSLFGGRGRIHGTFVGALIIGVLSNGLVLMNVPFFTQLIIKGAVIIVAVALDSLKNWRSG from the coding sequence ATGACCCGGACCGCACCCGCGGGCTCGTCCGCTCCCGAGGCCGCCGAGCGCCCACGGCGCGGCTTCGGCCAGGTGTGGGATCGCTACGGCATCCTCGTCGTGCTGCTGGCGATGATCGCCCTGATGGCGGTGATCGCGCCCAACTTCCTGAGCCTCAGCAACGGCTTCAACGTCGCCCGCGCCGTGTCGATCAACGCCGTGCTGGCGGCGGGCATGACGCTGGTGATCCTGACCGGCGGCATCGACCTGTCGGTCGGGTCCGTCATCGGCGTCGCAGGCGTGACGTCCGTGCTGCTGTGGAACGGCGGCGCCCCCAGCCTCGTCGCCGTGCTCGGCGGCATCCTGGTCGGGGCGGCGGCCGGCCTGCTCAACGGCCTGCTCGTGGCGTACCTCGCGCTGCCCGCGTTCATCGTGACACTCGGGGCCCTGACGTACCTGCGCGGCACCGCATACGCGCTCACCGATGGCCAGCCGCTGATCGCCGAGGGCGAGCTGGGCTTCCGCCTCCTCGGCAACGGCAACATCGCCGCGATCCCCTCGCCCGTGGTGGTCATGGTGATCACCTACGTCGCCGTGTGGTTCATCCTCGAACGCACCACGTTCGGCCGGCACATCTACGCCGTGGGCGGCAACGTCGAGGCCGCCCGGCTGGCCGGCATCAAGGTCAAGCGCGTGCTGCTCAAGGTGTACCTGCTCGCCGGGCTCACGGCCGGGCTCGCCGGCGTCATGTTCGCCGCCCGGGTCGAGTCCGGGCAGCCGCGGGCGGGCGAGGGCTACGAGCTCGACGCGATCGCGGCGGTCGTCCTCGGCGGCACCTCGCTCTTCGGCGGCCGCGGCCGGATCCACGGCACGTTCGTCGGTGCGCTCATCATCGGCGTCCTCAGCAACGGCCTCGTGCTGATGAACGTGCCGTTCTTCACCCAGCTGATCATCAAGGGCGCGGTCATCATCGTGGCCGTCGCGCTGGACAGCCTGAAGAACTGGCGATCCGGATAG